A single region of the Opitutus sp. genome encodes:
- a CDS encoding PAS domain-containing protein, whose protein sequence is MTQNPFDQQLLMLTLLNHVEDAIYFKDRESRFRLVNDALVRAVGGKSIAEVLGRTDADFFGQAHAKAALTTEEKIMHTGQPELNIEEKEDFPDGRVTWHSTSKYPLLNEEGQVIGTYGISRDITERKKAEAKMAQLNTELLNTERRLAVIDFAELILFHTNHMADVSGQAIDRVSAVMENGHFSQIKQQAERLISLLPPDSPAMDPCISLLGEVELEAEQQEKTRKDLLALKKQLHGIIELVKARKHVPTPAY, encoded by the coding sequence ATGACCCAAAACCCTTTCGACCAGCAGCTGCTGATGCTCACCCTGCTCAACCATGTGGAGGACGCCATTTATTTTAAAGACCGCGAAAGCCGCTTCCGCTTGGTCAATGATGCGCTGGTGCGGGCGGTGGGAGGCAAGTCGATTGCCGAGGTGCTCGGCCGCACGGATGCCGACTTTTTCGGGCAAGCCCACGCCAAGGCCGCGTTGACTACGGAAGAAAAAATCATGCACACCGGTCAGCCCGAGCTCAACATTGAGGAAAAAGAAGACTTCCCCGATGGGCGCGTCACGTGGCACTCCACCAGCAAATACCCGTTGCTCAACGAGGAGGGGCAGGTGATCGGCACCTACGGCATTTCGCGCGACATCACGGAGCGTAAAAAAGCCGAGGCAAAAATGGCCCAGCTCAACACCGAGTTGCTCAACACCGAACGGCGTTTGGCGGTAATCGATTTCGCCGAACTCATCTTGTTTCACACCAACCACATGGCCGATGTCTCCGGCCAGGCTATCGACCGCGTGTCGGCCGTGATGGAAAACGGGCATTTTAGCCAAATCAAACAGCAGGCCGAGCGGCTCATCAGTCTGCTGCCGCCGGATTCCCCCGCGATGGACCCCTGCATCTCTCTATTGGGCGAAGTGGAACTGGAGGCGGAGCAACAGGAAAAAACGCGCAAAGACCTGCTGGCGCTAAAAAAGCAGCTCCACGGCATCATCGAGTTGGTCAAAGCCCGCAAACACGTGCCCACGCCGGCGTATTGA
- a CDS encoding histidinol-phosphatase, which produces MTEPLLYESHCHTPLCKHAFGEPEEYAAMALLRGLKGIIFTCHCPLPDNFGADVRMAPEQFYAYVDLVARAREAFAGRVDVRLGLESDFFPGGEAWLEKLHARVPLHHVLGSVHYQMRDYRARYYRGDLAAYQELYFEHLALSAESGLFDTLAHPDLIKNEAPSLWDFAKVRPHLERALDRIAATGVAMELNTSGVLKTLPEMNPSPPQLALMCERGIPVVLGADAHIPTRVADGYVAALDLLTAAGYNEVSYFLDRKRHTVPIDAARASLSAGA; this is translated from the coding sequence ATGACGGAACCGCTCCTCTATGAATCCCATTGCCACACGCCCCTGTGCAAACACGCGTTTGGCGAGCCCGAGGAGTACGCGGCGATGGCCCTCCTTCGGGGCCTCAAGGGCATCATTTTCACCTGCCATTGCCCGCTGCCGGACAATTTCGGCGCCGATGTGCGCATGGCGCCTGAGCAATTCTACGCCTATGTCGACCTGGTGGCGCGAGCGCGCGAGGCGTTCGCCGGGCGCGTGGACGTGCGATTGGGCCTGGAGAGCGATTTTTTCCCGGGCGGCGAGGCCTGGCTGGAAAAACTTCACGCGCGCGTCCCGTTGCACCACGTGCTCGGCTCGGTGCATTACCAGATGCGCGATTACCGCGCCCGGTATTATCGCGGCGACCTGGCGGCCTATCAGGAGCTTTATTTCGAGCACCTGGCCTTGTCGGCCGAGAGCGGGTTGTTCGACACCCTGGCGCACCCCGATTTGATCAAAAACGAGGCCCCGTCGCTCTGGGATTTCGCAAAAGTGCGGCCGCACCTGGAGCGGGCCCTCGACCGCATTGCCGCCACGGGCGTGGCGATGGAGCTCAACACCAGCGGCGTGCTCAAAACGCTGCCCGAAATGAACCCCTCCCCTCCGCAACTCGCCCTGATGTGCGAGCGCGGCATTCCGGTGGTGCTCGGGGCCGACGCGCACATCCCGACCCGCGTGGCCGACGGTTACGTGGCGGCGTTGGATTTATTGACGGCTGCGGGCTATAACGAGGTTAGCTATTTCCTTGATCGCAAGCGCCATACGGTGCCAATCGACGCGGCGCGGGCATCGTTGTCTGCGGGGGCGTAA
- a CDS encoding transposase, with protein sequence MAALVSPCRGTLTNLICLCGRAQQDWTADYRLYSRDRVKPAGLFRTVLHELEVNLPALTPLVAAIDDTLVRKTGVKIDGVGWKRDPLGPAFQTNLVRGQRYVQLSAAWPGSDGHARMIPVDFTHAPTPPKPGKKATTDEVQQYTEKKKQQRLNVVALARIQQLRQALPDTRKLVVAGDGSYTNAVVLKGLPAKTVYIGRIRRDAVLNALPGPPAATGRPPVYGAPVQTPEELRTDDTVAWQSVEAYAAGKKHTFKIKTLGPVLWRKAGATLPLQVMVIAPVGYRLRAGSKLLYRQPAFLVCTDPDMPVGDQLQYYLWRWVIEGNFRDEKTLIGTGQAQLRTAASNRNQPAATVAAYALLLIAALLFGDPAGQTPDPPPHLRPPKWRTHSSGASPATSSTGDLLRTLRSECWADQIAPESFSDFTSTDPPSTNSSKAPPFLAEALFRAA encoded by the coding sequence ATGGCGGCACTGGTTTCACCGTGCCGGGGGACTCTTACCAACCTGATTTGTCTGTGCGGGCGTGCCCAGCAGGACTGGACGGCCGACTACCGGTTGTATTCGCGTGACCGGGTGAAGCCGGCGGGGCTTTTCCGCACGGTCCTCCATGAGCTTGAGGTAAACCTGCCGGCGCTTACCCCGTTGGTGGCCGCCATCGATGACACCCTGGTACGCAAAACCGGGGTCAAGATCGACGGCGTCGGCTGGAAACGCGATCCGCTCGGCCCCGCGTTCCAAACCAACCTGGTGCGCGGCCAGCGCTATGTGCAACTCTCTGCGGCCTGGCCTGGTTCCGACGGACACGCCCGGATGATTCCGGTGGATTTCACCCACGCGCCGACGCCGCCAAAGCCGGGTAAAAAAGCCACTACCGACGAGGTTCAGCAGTACACGGAGAAGAAAAAACAGCAGCGGCTTAATGTCGTCGCGCTCGCCCGCATCCAGCAGCTTCGCCAGGCGCTGCCAGACACGCGCAAACTGGTGGTCGCCGGCGATGGCAGTTACACCAATGCGGTCGTACTCAAGGGCCTGCCCGCCAAGACCGTTTATATCGGCCGGATCCGCCGGGACGCCGTGCTCAACGCCCTGCCTGGACCACCCGCGGCCACCGGTCGCCCGCCGGTCTATGGCGCGCCGGTCCAGACCCCGGAAGAGCTGCGCACCGACGACACCGTGGCCTGGCAAAGCGTCGAGGCTTATGCGGCCGGAAAAAAGCACACCTTTAAAATCAAGACCCTCGGGCCGGTGCTGTGGCGTAAAGCCGGGGCGACGCTCCCGTTGCAAGTCATGGTGATCGCCCCGGTGGGCTACCGATTGCGCGCAGGCTCGAAGCTGCTCTATCGCCAGCCTGCCTTCTTGGTTTGCACCGACCCGGATATGCCCGTGGGTGACCAACTCCAGTATTACCTCTGGCGTTGGGTCATCGAGGGAAACTTCCGGGATGAGAAAACCCTGATCGGCACCGGCCAGGCACAACTGCGCACCGCCGCCTCCAACCGCAACCAACCCGCCGCCACCGTCGCCGCCTATGCGCTGTTGTTAATCGCCGCCCTGCTCTTCGGCGATCCTGCGGGGCAAACCCCTGATCCGCCGCCGCATCTTCGCCCGCCCAAATGGCGCACGCACTCTTCGGGCGCCTCGCCTGCGACCAGTTCCACGGGGGACCTCTTGCGCACCCTGCGCAGCGAATGCTGGGCCGACCAGATCGCCCCAGAGAGTTTCTCCGACTTCACGTCGACCGACCCTCCCTCCACGAACTCATCAAAAGCGCCACCCTTCTTGGCTGAAGCACTCTTCCGCGCTGCGTAA
- the ltrA gene encoding group II intron reverse transcriptase/maturase, translating into MSSVTETTDESSRYLNGEDCKDRKRQSRKDVGPKSLISDQHVGGVSGGGGVGKVVRLSGETCGGGASCDASTTGTSAAKPRKAGRAVAGVGDLHSSDDLADIKTAGERREGTCSHASQSGKGPDDGWGDELWIKTSPKVRKLQRVLYRKAKAEPHWRFYSLYGELYRQDILSDALDQVIANDGVPGVDGFEVETLAKNEAYRAAWLLALAEEMRTKTYRPSPVLRVYIWKDQARTKRRALGIPTVKDRVVQSAAVIVLQPILEADFHDHSYAYRPKRRTHQAMDKVKEAMLSGKVEVVDADLSSYFDMIPHRELLQLVAKRVSDGSVLRLIKTWLRAPIVEEDRDTGCRKVLPNRCGTPQGGVISPLLANLYLNDLDHAVNEKCEQKPTMVRYADDLLILCKPGQGAGLQTRLKRWLEARKLKLNEEKTRLVDTRKEGFEFLGFSVAWRQGMKSKRRYPHVEPSAKSLAKLRDKVRMELDVRTRNQPAVAVVRKVNQITRGWATAFHYGNSTHVFSNQQAFVRNRLRRWLWRKYSRTHGLFEFFTDDRLHGQYKLWHWPLTAAWKQ; encoded by the coding sequence ATGAGCTCCGTTACCGAAACAACCGACGAGTCCAGCCGCTACCTGAACGGTGAAGACTGCAAGGATCGGAAAAGGCAGTCTCGCAAAGACGTAGGACCTAAATCGTTGATTTCCGATCAACACGTCGGCGGAGTCAGCGGGGGCGGCGGGGTGGGAAAGGTCGTTAGGTTAAGTGGTGAGACCTGCGGCGGTGGGGCGTCTTGCGATGCCTCAACCACCGGCACAAGCGCGGCAAAACCTCGTAAGGCCGGACGGGCCGTGGCAGGAGTCGGAGACCTCCATAGTAGTGATGATCTAGCGGACATTAAAACCGCCGGGGAGCGAAGGGAGGGCACTTGTTCCCACGCATCACAGAGCGGCAAAGGACCCGACGATGGCTGGGGTGATGAACTCTGGATAAAAACGTCACCGAAGGTTCGGAAGCTGCAACGTGTGCTATATCGGAAAGCAAAAGCGGAGCCGCATTGGCGGTTCTATAGTTTGTATGGAGAGCTGTATCGGCAGGACATTCTGTCGGATGCGCTCGATCAGGTGATCGCCAATGACGGCGTGCCGGGAGTGGACGGGTTCGAGGTGGAAACGCTCGCAAAGAACGAAGCCTATCGGGCGGCATGGCTGCTTGCGCTGGCGGAGGAAATGCGAACGAAAACCTACCGACCCAGTCCGGTCCTGCGCGTCTATATATGGAAGGATCAGGCCAGGACCAAACGTCGTGCGCTGGGCATCCCTACGGTGAAAGACCGGGTGGTGCAAAGCGCGGCGGTGATCGTGTTGCAGCCAATCCTAGAGGCGGACTTCCATGACCATTCCTACGCCTACCGGCCGAAACGTCGGACCCATCAGGCGATGGATAAGGTCAAGGAAGCCATGCTGAGCGGAAAGGTGGAGGTGGTGGACGCGGATTTATCGAGCTACTTCGATATGATCCCGCACCGCGAACTCCTGCAATTGGTGGCCAAACGGGTGAGCGATGGGAGCGTGTTGCGTTTAATAAAAACGTGGCTGCGCGCACCCATCGTGGAAGAGGACCGGGATACGGGGTGCCGCAAGGTGCTCCCGAACCGGTGTGGCACGCCGCAAGGCGGAGTCATCTCGCCACTACTGGCGAACCTCTACCTCAACGACCTCGATCATGCGGTGAATGAGAAGTGCGAACAAAAGCCGACGATGGTGCGTTACGCCGACGACCTCCTGATCCTGTGCAAACCGGGTCAAGGGGCGGGGCTGCAAACGCGACTGAAACGGTGGCTGGAGGCACGTAAGTTAAAGCTCAACGAAGAGAAAACCCGACTGGTGGATACACGAAAGGAAGGCTTTGAGTTCCTCGGTTTTTCCGTCGCATGGCGGCAAGGCATGAAGAGCAAACGAAGATATCCGCACGTGGAACCCAGTGCGAAAAGTCTGGCCAAGTTACGCGACAAAGTGCGGATGGAGCTAGATGTGCGAACGCGCAACCAACCGGCGGTGGCGGTGGTCCGCAAGGTCAACCAAATCACTCGCGGTTGGGCGACGGCGTTTCATTACGGCAACAGCACGCACGTGTTTAGTAACCAGCAGGCTTTTGTGCGCAACCGGTTGCGGCGGTGGCTGTGGCGAAAGTATAGCCGCACCCACGGACTCTTCGAGTTCTTCACCGACGACCGTTTGCATGGTCAATACAAACTATGGCACTGGCCGCTTACGGCGGCTTGGAAGCAATGA
- a CDS encoding MBL fold metallo-hydrolase produces MPAPFPLSDHCDGQQFFNPSGHDNRSWHDILSWKLSGLPKRWPAVAAHPPRPTAPLIGQRLAATWIGHSTFLLQTSAGNLLTDPVYSQRVGPGGLVGPRRVQAPGVDFTDLPAIDVVLLSHDHYDHCDRATLRRLWQTYAPLAVTPLGNAPLLREAGFLPERIVELDWWQSHAALPGLELTLTPARHWSNRVRGRRNARLWGGFHLKTAEATAFFAGDTAYDDLFFSAIRSRLGPPDLALLPIGAYAPRWFMSAQHCDPTEAVKIHCELGSRLSLGMHWGTFQLTDESVDEPPRELARALDAAELPAAAFRVCAPGQCVGIT; encoded by the coding sequence ATGCCCGCGCCCTTCCCGCTTTCCGACCACTGCGACGGGCAGCAGTTTTTTAACCCCAGCGGCCACGACAATCGCAGCTGGCACGATATCCTCAGCTGGAAACTCAGCGGGTTGCCCAAACGCTGGCCGGCCGTTGCCGCCCACCCGCCGCGCCCCACCGCCCCCTTGATCGGCCAACGCCTCGCGGCCACCTGGATCGGCCACTCGACCTTCCTGCTGCAAACCAGCGCCGGCAACCTCTTGACCGACCCCGTTTACAGCCAGCGCGTGGGCCCGGGCGGTCTGGTCGGCCCGCGGCGCGTGCAAGCCCCCGGCGTCGACTTCACCGACCTGCCCGCCATCGACGTGGTGTTGCTCAGCCACGACCACTACGACCACTGCGACCGCGCCACCTTGCGTCGACTCTGGCAAACCTACGCCCCGCTTGCCGTCACCCCGCTGGGCAACGCGCCGCTGTTGCGCGAAGCCGGCTTTTTGCCCGAACGCATCGTCGAGCTCGATTGGTGGCAGTCGCACGCCGCCCTGCCCGGCCTCGAACTCACGCTCACCCCGGCGCGCCACTGGAGCAACCGGGTGCGCGGACGGCGCAACGCCCGGCTCTGGGGCGGTTTTCACCTCAAAACCGCGGAGGCGACCGCGTTTTTCGCCGGCGACACGGCCTACGACGATCTGTTTTTTAGCGCGATTCGCAGCCGCCTCGGCCCGCCCGACCTGGCGTTGCTTCCCATCGGTGCCTACGCGCCCCGCTGGTTTATGTCGGCGCAGCACTGCGACCCGACCGAGGCGGTTAAAATCCACTGCGAGCTCGGCTCCCGGCTGAGCCTGGGCATGCACTGGGGCACCTTTCAGCTCACCGACGAAAGCGTCGACGAACCACCGCGCGAACTCGCCCGGGCGCTCGACGCCGCCGAGTTGCCCGCCGCCGCCTTTCGCGTCTGCGCGCCCGGACAATGCGTGGGCATCACGTGA
- a CDS encoding SOS response-associated peptidase, which yields MCGRYVLTQAHAKSLLAQLGVRLEAHTGRVPPPSRYNIPPGGPVLAVRARTEKSNPLGYTLARPAPEPAPEPAREIAWLHWGLLPAWAGADTRPVTNARAESLAEKPSFRRAFQSRRCIIPASGFYEWQSTGRTRRPWLFRLHNDQSFAFAGLWETYRAPDGQLVESCALITTAANTLMQPIHHRMPAMLVDAAAWSAWLDPQITSADILAPLLRPLPPDALSATAVSARVNQTRNDDPACLDPAPATATDGDSDGAFNGSARASGTTNTPAPTDAGGDLQLTLGL from the coding sequence ATGTGCGGCCGCTACGTCCTCACCCAAGCCCACGCCAAATCCCTGCTCGCCCAGCTCGGCGTGCGCCTGGAGGCACACACCGGCCGCGTGCCGCCGCCCTCGCGCTACAACATCCCCCCCGGCGGCCCCGTCCTCGCCGTGCGCGCCCGCACGGAAAAGTCTAACCCATTGGGTTATACTTTGGCCCGGCCCGCACCCGAACCCGCCCCTGAACCGGCCCGCGAAATCGCCTGGCTTCACTGGGGGCTCTTGCCGGCCTGGGCGGGCGCCGACACCCGCCCCGTCACCAACGCCCGCGCCGAATCCCTCGCGGAAAAACCCTCCTTCCGGCGCGCCTTCCAGTCGCGCCGCTGCATTATCCCCGCCAGCGGATTCTACGAGTGGCAGTCAACCGGCCGCACGCGCCGCCCGTGGCTGTTTCGACTGCACAACGACCAATCGTTCGCTTTCGCCGGTCTGTGGGAAACTTACCGCGCTCCCGACGGTCAACTCGTTGAGTCCTGCGCCCTCATCACCACCGCCGCCAACACCCTCATGCAACCCATCCACCACCGCATGCCCGCGATGCTCGTCGATGCGGCGGCGTGGTCGGCCTGGCTCGATCCACAGATCACCTCGGCCGACATCCTTGCCCCGCTTCTGCGCCCGCTCCCACCCGATGCGCTGAGCGCCACCGCCGTGAGCGCACGCGTTAACCAAACCCGCAACGACGACCCGGCCTGCCTCGATCCCGCGCCCGCCACCGCCACGGACGGCGACAGCGACGGCGCCTTTAACGGCAGCGCAAGGGCCTCCGGCACGACCAACACCCCCGCCCCCACCGACGCCGGCGGTGATTTGCAACTCACGCTCGGCCTCTGA
- a CDS encoding HAD family hydrolase → MPTHAPVIAFDADDTLWHNETIFEDVHARYRHMLAQYHDAATVERTLFATEMRNLDLYGYGVKGFTLSALETAIELSDGNISTNEISQLIALGRDMLAHPVVLLPGVADTLAALASTHRLLVITKGDLRDQERKIAKSGLAEFFGHTEIVSDKNADAYASILRRHAISASGFVMVGNSLKSDILPVLSLGGTGVHIPYHLTWEHERAEPPPVNDGRFFTVKTIRELPSLLAQLGMGG, encoded by the coding sequence ATGCCTACCCATGCTCCCGTGATCGCCTTCGACGCCGACGACACCCTTTGGCACAACGAAACCATTTTCGAGGACGTGCACGCGCGCTACCGCCACATGCTCGCCCAATACCACGACGCCGCCACGGTGGAGCGCACGCTCTTCGCCACCGAGATGCGCAACCTCGATCTCTACGGCTACGGCGTGAAGGGCTTTACCCTATCGGCGCTCGAAACCGCCATCGAGCTCAGCGACGGCAACATCTCCACCAACGAAATCAGCCAGCTCATCGCCCTGGGCCGCGACATGCTCGCCCACCCCGTGGTGCTGCTGCCCGGCGTGGCCGACACCCTCGCCGCGCTCGCCTCCACCCACCGCCTGCTGGTCATCACCAAGGGCGACCTACGCGATCAGGAGCGTAAAATCGCCAAATCCGGCCTCGCCGAGTTTTTTGGCCACACCGAAATTGTGTCCGACAAAAACGCGGACGCCTACGCCTCGATCCTGCGCCGCCACGCGATCTCGGCGTCCGGCTTTGTGATGGTGGGCAACTCGCTCAAGTCCGACATCCTGCCCGTGCTCTCCCTTGGCGGCACCGGCGTGCACATCCCTTATCACCTGACCTGGGAGCATGAACGCGCCGAACCGCCGCCGGTTAACGACGGGCGTTTTTTCACGGTAAAAACCATTCGCGAGCTGCCCTCCCTGCTGGCCCAGTTGGGCATGGGCGGCTAA
- a CDS encoding site-2 protease family protein — MDTSIGFPEVREALIHLIIIVSSLALHEWGHAFMADRLGDPTPRSQGRVTLNPVPHIDLLGTIIIPFLGAIGFFGGFGVIGWAKPVCINPSYFKRRTYDSALVTLAGPGMNLAIALVATFMAALSHRFAPAFQPLLAIVVSVNIGLLVFNLLPIPPLDGSKFLMYWFGMKEETYMRFASWGTLILLLAINLSPSRMVIGQIYGLAYIPFALLYRALT, encoded by the coding sequence ATGGACACCAGTATCGGCTTTCCGGAGGTGCGCGAGGCGCTCATCCATCTCATCATCATCGTTTCAAGTCTTGCGCTACATGAATGGGGCCACGCCTTTATGGCAGACCGTTTGGGTGATCCAACGCCGCGTTCACAGGGACGCGTGACGCTTAACCCAGTGCCGCACATTGATCTTTTAGGGACAATTATCATCCCGTTTCTGGGGGCGATCGGTTTTTTTGGTGGCTTTGGCGTGATCGGTTGGGCTAAGCCGGTTTGTATAAACCCTTCTTACTTTAAGAGGCGAACTTACGATAGCGCTTTGGTTACTCTTGCGGGACCAGGCATGAATTTAGCAATCGCGCTGGTGGCAACATTCATGGCTGCGTTGAGCCACCGTTTCGCCCCCGCATTTCAGCCTCTTTTGGCCATAGTGGTTTCAGTGAACATTGGCCTACTGGTTTTTAACCTTCTCCCCATTCCACCGCTGGATGGGTCGAAATTTTTGATGTATTGGTTTGGAATGAAAGAGGAAACTTACATGCGCTTTGCCTCATGGGGAACACTCATACTGCTGCTAGCGATTAATCTCTCTCCAAGCCGTATGGTTATAGGCCAGATTTATGGCCTGGCGTATATTCCATTCGCTTTGCTTTACCGGGCATTGACTTAA
- the prmB gene encoding 50S ribosomal protein L3 N(5)-glutamine methyltransferase — protein MKRAAAPKAGKKAPTPVTLSDWLKHAIARYKETGATLGQVATNAHDEALYLLLRTLGMPLDSKPAVLKHKLTPAEVGAVEAMLERRLDQRVPAAYITREAFLGEYRFYVDERVLIPRSYFLEIIPQQLDAWLPAPDKVQRVVDVCTGSSCLAILLAHHFPKAKVDAVDLSPGALEVAKVNVKTHELVKRVTLHQSDVFDAVPKVKYDVILSNPPYEPTAHCDGLPEEFHHEPRMALDGGRDGLDIIRKLLRQSRDRLQPHGVVLIEVGGLQDAMDREFPELDLYWMHTADGSNCVCLIQASRLRAWKG, from the coding sequence ATAAAACGCGCCGCCGCTCCCAAGGCCGGTAAAAAAGCGCCTACTCCGGTCACCCTGAGTGATTGGCTCAAACACGCCATCGCACGCTACAAGGAAACCGGTGCCACCCTCGGCCAGGTCGCCACCAACGCGCATGACGAGGCGCTCTACCTGTTGTTGCGCACCCTCGGTATGCCCCTGGACAGCAAGCCCGCCGTGCTCAAACACAAGCTCACCCCGGCCGAGGTCGGCGCCGTCGAGGCCATGCTTGAACGCCGCCTGGACCAACGTGTTCCCGCAGCCTACATCACCCGTGAAGCGTTTTTGGGCGAGTATCGGTTTTACGTCGATGAGCGCGTGCTGATCCCGCGCAGCTATTTCCTGGAAATCATTCCGCAGCAACTCGATGCCTGGCTTCCCGCGCCCGACAAGGTGCAGCGCGTAGTCGATGTGTGCACCGGCTCCAGCTGCCTGGCCATCCTGCTGGCCCATCACTTCCCCAAGGCCAAAGTCGATGCCGTCGACCTGTCGCCCGGCGCGCTTGAAGTCGCCAAGGTAAACGTAAAAACCCACGAGCTGGTCAAGCGGGTGACGCTTCATCAAAGCGACGTTTTTGACGCCGTGCCGAAGGTGAAATACGACGTGATTTTGAGCAACCCGCCGTATGAACCCACCGCCCATTGCGACGGGTTGCCGGAGGAGTTTCACCACGAACCGCGCATGGCGCTCGATGGCGGCCGCGACGGCTTGGACATCATTCGCAAGCTCCTGCGCCAGTCCCGCGACCGCCTGCAACCCCATGGTGTGGTGCTCATTGAGGTCGGCGGCCTGCAGGACGCGATGGACCGCGAGTTCCCCGAGCTGGACCTTTATTGGATGCACACCGCCGACGGCAGTAATTGCGTGTGCCTGATCCAAGCCAGCCGCCTGCGTGCGTGGAAGGGCTGA
- the eutC gene encoding ethanolamine ammonia-lyase subunit EutC, with the protein METTAEAVAVPVLDAGREPWVGLRRFTPARIALGRTGGSQRMTTVLGFRLSHARARDAVMAPFDIDGVCARLADAGFAAQRIATGVGDKKTYLVRPDLGRRLDVTARAQLTSLASDWGPRDLVIVISDGLAAQAAERHAVETVTLLAGLLTAAGWTLYPILLAPFGRVKLQDEIGELLGARHSLILLGERPGLGMPDSLGAYLTHRPCAACTDADRNCVSNIRPEGLPPAEAARKIAHLLIESARLGLSGVALKDTQVPATLSQHPAI; encoded by the coding sequence ATGGAAACCACCGCCGAGGCCGTAGCCGTCCCCGTTTTGGATGCCGGACGCGAGCCGTGGGTCGGGCTGCGACGCTTCACCCCGGCGCGCATTGCGCTCGGGCGCACGGGCGGAAGCCAGCGCATGACCACAGTTCTGGGCTTTCGCCTTTCGCACGCCCGGGCACGTGACGCGGTGATGGCGCCCTTTGATATCGACGGGGTTTGCGCACGGCTGGCGGACGCCGGTTTCGCCGCCCAGCGCATCGCCACCGGCGTTGGGGATAAAAAAACTTATCTCGTGCGTCCCGATCTGGGCCGTCGTCTGGATGTTACGGCGCGCGCGCAGCTCACGTCCCTCGCCTCCGACTGGGGGCCACGCGACCTGGTGATCGTCATTTCAGACGGGCTGGCCGCACAGGCAGCTGAACGCCACGCCGTCGAAACGGTTACTCTTCTCGCCGGGTTGCTGACGGCGGCTGGCTGGACGCTTTACCCGATCCTGCTCGCGCCGTTCGGCCGCGTGAAACTCCAGGACGAGATCGGCGAACTGCTGGGCGCACGGCATTCGCTGATCTTGCTGGGCGAGCGTCCCGGACTGGGCATGCCCGATAGTTTGGGCGCTTACCTTACGCACCGGCCGTGCGCCGCCTGCACCGACGCGGACCGCAACTGCGTTTCCAACATCCGCCCCGAAGGCCTGCCGCCTGCCGAAGCCGCGCGCAAAATCGCCCACCTGCTCATCGAATCCGCCCGGCTCGGACTGAGCGGCGTCGCGCTCAAGGACACGCAGGTGCCCGCCACGCTCAGTCAGCATCCAGCGATTTAA
- a CDS encoding type II toxin-antitoxin system prevent-host-death family antitoxin, giving the protein MTTLSYTEARDKLASVWDETVSTREPVVLERRGHESVVLVPLDEWQGVVETAHLLRSPANARRLLSALKRLEKGQGITLTPAQLAARVKA; this is encoded by the coding sequence ATGACAACACTTTCTTACACCGAAGCCCGCGACAAACTGGCCAGCGTTTGGGACGAAACCGTCTCCACCCGCGAGCCCGTGGTGCTTGAGCGCCGCGGACACGAGTCCGTCGTCCTCGTGCCGCTCGACGAGTGGCAAGGGGTCGTCGAAACCGCGCATCTTCTTCGTTCACCCGCCAATGCCCGTCGCCTTCTCTCCGCGCTCAAGCGCCTCGAAAAAGGCCAAGGCATCACCCTCACACCCGCTCAACTTGCCGCCCGCGTAAAAGCATGA
- a CDS encoding Txe/YoeB family addiction module toxin: MTEPTRSLVFDRDFLADLTWWVQTDRKTALRILELIEAIRRDPHSGIGKPEPLRHLGSGVWSRRITQEHRLVYMVREDRILFAQARYHY, translated from the coding sequence ATGACCGAGCCGACGCGCAGCCTTGTTTTCGACCGCGACTTCCTCGCCGATCTTACCTGGTGGGTTCAAACCGACCGAAAAACCGCCTTAAGAATTCTCGAACTCATCGAAGCCATTCGCCGCGATCCGCACAGCGGCATTGGCAAACCCGAACCCCTCCGCCACCTCGGTTCGGGCGTGTGGTCCCGCCGCATCACCCAAGAGCATCGCCTCGTCTATATGGTCCGCGAAGACCGCATCCTCTTCGCCCAAGCCCGCTACCATTACTAA